In the genome of Sebastes umbrosus isolate fSebUmb1 chromosome 14, fSebUmb1.pri, whole genome shotgun sequence, one region contains:
- the LOC119501803 gene encoding tripartite motif-containing protein 16-like, giving the protein MAEKGVQLDREAISCSICLDILKDPVTTPCGHSYCMNCIKAHWDGENQRQMHSCPQCRQTFTPRPVLMKNTMLADLVEELKKTGLQAALADHCYAGPEDVACDFCTGRKLKAFKSCLVCLASYCEKHLQPHNDVAPLKKHKLVEPCKNLEENICSRHHEVMKMFCRTDQQCICYLCSLDEHKGHDAVSAAAERTERQRGLKVSLLNIQKRIQHREKDVKLLQREVEAVNHSADKAVEDSEKIFTELIRLVEERSCDVKKQVRSKQETEVRRFKELQEKLEREITELKRRDAELKLLSHTEDHNQFLHSYPSLSTLSGSTSRINIRPRCCFENVAAAVSEVRDKLQDVLREKLTNVSLAGTEVYVSLSQPEPKTKAGFLRYSQYITLDPNTANTHLLLSEGNRKATMTKYQSYSSHPDRFTDWEQVLSRESLTGRCYWEVEWRDGVTVAVAYKNISREGGSYECRFGFNDKSWALYCDDNSYIFRYNNVRTPFSGPQSSRVGVYLDHSAGILSFYSVSETMTLLHRVQTTFTQPLYAGFRLYCDGGTAELWQLK; this is encoded by the coding sequence ATGGCGGAgaaaggagttcagctggacCGGGAAGCAATCTCTTGTTCCATCTGTCTGGATatactgaaggatccggtgactactccctgtggacacagctactgcatgaactgtattaaagcCCACTGGGATGGAGAGAATCAGAGGCAAATGcacagctgccctcagtgtaggcagaccttcacaccaaggcctgtcctgatgaaaaacaccatgttggcagatttagtggaggaactgaagaagactggactccaagctgctcttgctgatcactgctatgctggacctgaggatgtggcctgtgatttctgcactgggaggaaactgaaagccttcaagtcctgtctggtatgtctggcctcttactgtgagaaacacctccagcctcataATGATGTGGCtccattaaagaaacacaagctggtggagccctgCAAGAATCTCgaggagaacatctgctctcgtcaccacgaggtgatgaagatgttctgtcgtactgatcagcagtgtatctgttatctctgctctttggatgaacataaaggccacgacgccgtctcagctgcagcagaaaggactgagaggcagagagggcTGAAGGTGAGTCTACTCAACATCCAGAAGAGGATtcagcacagagagaaagatgtgaagctgctccaacgCGAGGTAgaggctgtcaatcactctgctgataaagcagtggaggacagtgagaagatcttcaccgagctgatccgtctgGTTGAGgaaagaagctgtgatgtgaaaaAGCAGGTCAGATCCAAACAGGAAACCGAAGTGAGACGattcaaagagcttcaggagaagctggagcgagagatcactgagctgaagaggagggacgctgagctgaagctgctgtcacataCAGAGGATCACAACCAGTTTCTACACAGCTACCCCTCACTGTCAACGCTCAGCGGGTCTACATCCAGAATCAATATCCGTCCTCGGTGCTGCTTTGAGAATGTGgcggcggctgtgtcagaagtcagagataaactacaggacgttctgagagagaaattgACAAACGTCTCTCTGGCAGGGACTGAAGTGTATGTTTCactgtcacaaccagagcccaagaccaaAGCTGGATTCTTACGGTATTCACAATatatcacactggatccaaacacagcaaacacacatctgttattatctgaggggaacagaaaagcaacaatgacaaaatatcagtcttattctagtcacccagacagattcactgatTGGGAacaggtcctgagtagagagagtctgactggacgttgttactgggaggtggagtggagaGATGGAGTTACTGTAGCAGTCGCATACAAGAATATCAGCAGAGAAGGGGGGTCGTATGAATGTAGATTTGGATTCAATGACAAATCTTGGGCGTTATATTGTGACGATAATAGTTATATATTTCGGTACAACAATGTTAGAACTCCCTTCTCAGGTCCtcagtcctccagagtaggagtgtacctggatcacagtgcaggtattctgtccttctacagcgtctctgaaaccatgactctcctccacagagtccagaccacattcactcagcctctctatgctggatTTCGGCTTTATTGTGATGGAGGCACTGCTGAGTTGTGGCAACTCaaatag